From a single Oscillospiraceae bacterium genomic region:
- a CDS encoding CpsD/CapB family tyrosine-protein kinase, translating into MKPIQLNLPGTNDFFTEEAYKVLRTNLQFCGKDVKVIVITSCNENEGKSTVSLHAAKSFAELGKKVLLIDADMRKSVIAGRNTTVTKHNGLSEVLTGLNTLEECLYPVEDSSMKILFAGKYPPNPVELLNSKYFEELINHCRTEYDYIIIDTPPLGLVIDAAVIAKQSDGVVMVISNAKVHYKDAQNVVNLINKSGSKMLGVIRNNTNKTKGRYSYRKRGYKGYYSASES; encoded by the coding sequence ATGAAACCGATTCAGTTGAACCTGCCCGGAACCAATGATTTTTTTACCGAAGAAGCTTACAAGGTGCTTCGCACCAATCTGCAATTCTGCGGAAAGGATGTAAAGGTGATTGTTATTACCAGCTGCAATGAAAACGAAGGGAAATCCACCGTTTCTCTGCACGCTGCCAAAAGCTTTGCAGAGCTTGGAAAAAAAGTGCTTCTAATTGATGCAGATATGAGAAAATCCGTAATTGCAGGCAGAAACACCACTGTCACCAAACACAATGGCTTAAGCGAAGTGTTAACCGGGTTAAACACCTTGGAGGAATGTTTATATCCTGTGGAAGATTCTTCCATGAAGATTCTGTTTGCAGGAAAATATCCGCCCAATCCTGTGGAGCTTTTAAACTCCAAATATTTTGAAGAGTTAATCAATCATTGCCGCACAGAATATGATTATATTATTATAGACACCCCCCCTTTGGGATTAGTTATTGATGCCGCTGTCATCGCCAAACAAAGTGATGGTGTGGTAATGGTAATCAGTAACGCTAAAGTGCACTACAAGGACGCACAAAACGTGGTAAACCTAATCAATAAGAGCGGCTCCAAAATGCTGGGAGTTATCCGTAACAACACCAATAAAACCAAAGGCCGCTATTCTTACAGAAAACGAGGCTACAAAGGTTATTATTCTGCATCAGAATCCTAA